A section of the Rhizomicrobium sp. genome encodes:
- a CDS encoding thioredoxin family protein translates to MIRFAIILAAALCAAAAAPAPKVALASLADLPVVERIPYDETANADADVAAAFARARKSGKHVFIDLGGNWCGDCVVLANIMQLPEVKPFIAAHYEVVSVDVGRMTRNLQIPARFGVDLKGGVPTVLIVTPDGKTLVDAGHIAALEDARHMTPQGIADWLAQWAK, encoded by the coding sequence ATGATACGCTTCGCGATCATTCTCGCTGCGGCGCTGTGCGCCGCAGCCGCCGCGCCGGCGCCGAAGGTCGCGCTCGCAAGCCTCGCCGATCTGCCGGTGGTCGAGCGCATTCCCTATGACGAGACGGCGAATGCGGACGCCGATGTGGCCGCGGCTTTCGCGCGGGCGCGCAAGAGCGGCAAGCACGTGTTCATCGATCTGGGCGGAAACTGGTGCGGCGACTGCGTCGTGCTGGCGAACATCATGCAGCTTCCGGAGGTCAAGCCCTTCATCGCGGCGCACTATGAAGTCGTGAGCGTGGATGTCGGACGCATGACCAGAAACCTGCAGATCCCGGCGCGGTTCGGCGTCGATCTGAAGGGCGGCGTGCCGACCGTCCTGATCGTGACGCCGGACGGCAAGACGCTGGTCGATGCCGGCCATATCGCGGCGCTCGAAGATGCGCGGCACATGACCCCGCAAGGAATAGCCGACTGGCTGGCGCAGTGGGCCAAGTGA
- a CDS encoding enoyl-CoA hydratase/isomerase family protein: MSLIHFSAPAGHVALLEIDNPPMNALGRGPRAELLARLDEIDADKSVRAVVLTGRGGAFCSGDDLKEQTEANKAGSRAHFGEFGRVLERIETFRLPVIAAVNGHCLGGGLELASVCDIRVASTAARFVCAGVNVGLMASTYRLPRLIGVARAKHMLLTGLPHDAETAEKFGLVTAVHAPDALMGEAIKLAQRIASRAPLSVEAVKRNASLAPNLSPEEAAELNAKELAVLSSSADHREALAAFAEKREPKFRRE; the protein is encoded by the coding sequence GTGAGCCTGATCCATTTTTCCGCGCCGGCCGGCCATGTGGCTTTGCTGGAGATCGACAATCCGCCGATGAACGCGCTGGGGCGCGGGCCGCGCGCGGAACTGCTGGCGCGGCTGGACGAGATCGATGCCGACAAGAGCGTCCGCGCCGTGGTGCTCACGGGTCGCGGCGGGGCGTTTTGCAGCGGCGACGATCTGAAGGAACAGACGGAAGCCAACAAAGCCGGGAGCCGCGCGCATTTCGGCGAGTTCGGCCGCGTGTTGGAGCGCATCGAGACATTCCGCCTGCCGGTGATCGCGGCGGTGAACGGCCATTGCCTGGGCGGCGGGCTGGAACTCGCCAGCGTCTGCGATATCCGCGTGGCCTCCACGGCGGCGCGATTCGTATGCGCCGGCGTCAATGTCGGGCTGATGGCCTCGACCTATCGCCTGCCGCGGCTCATCGGCGTGGCGCGCGCCAAGCACATGCTGCTGACCGGCCTGCCGCACGATGCGGAGACGGCGGAGAAATTCGGGCTCGTTACCGCGGTTCATGCGCCGGACGCGCTGATGGGAGAAGCGATCAAGCTCGCGCAGCGCATCGCAAGCCGTGCGCCCTTGTCGGTCGAAGCGGTCAAACGCAACGCGTCGCTGGCGCCGAACCTGTCGCCGGAGGAAGCGGCAGAATTGAATGCCAAGGAATTGGCGGTGCTCAGCAGCAGCGCCGATCACCGCGAAGCGCTCGCCGCCTTCGCGGAGAAGCGCGAGCCGAAATTCAGGCGCGAATAA
- a CDS encoding DUF1501 domain-containing protein has product MITRRQSLALVGGGLLAAGLPRAALAAVETDRRLVVVLLRGAMDGLSAAPAYGDPDYERARNGLAIASPDERGGALKLDAMFALHPNLPGMKALYDSGELILVHAAATPYRDRSHFDGQNLLENGAERPYGLDTGWLNRALSQMPGTGKPLGVALNSHMPLMMRGPAAMTSWAPSLMAQPDGDTIQRLAALYGETDPLLAKNFANARSANGVAMGEGAGGGYQAFVGLMTAAAKFLSASDGERIAMVEIGGWDSHVNQDGAFSPLSTNLLTLDRGLAALKTGLGPAWKQTAVVIVSEFGRTVAMNGTQGTDHGTAGAVFVAGGAVKGGRVLADWPGLKAGALYQDRDLKPTTDFRGIATGVLRDHMGLSGAQLAAVFPSAMPIKPQDGLIRA; this is encoded by the coding sequence ATGATCACACGCCGACAAAGCCTCGCCCTCGTCGGTGGCGGCCTTCTCGCTGCCGGCCTGCCCCGTGCCGCGCTCGCCGCGGTCGAGACCGACAGGCGGCTCGTCGTTGTGCTGCTGCGTGGCGCGATGGATGGTCTCTCGGCCGCGCCGGCCTATGGCGACCCGGACTACGAGCGCGCCCGCAACGGGCTTGCCATTGCCTCGCCGGACGAAAGAGGCGGCGCGCTGAAGCTCGATGCCATGTTCGCACTGCATCCCAATCTGCCGGGCATGAAGGCGCTCTACGATTCCGGCGAATTGATCCTCGTCCATGCCGCGGCCACGCCCTATCGCGACCGCTCGCATTTTGACGGCCAGAACCTGCTGGAGAACGGCGCGGAGCGGCCTTACGGCCTCGACACCGGCTGGCTCAATCGGGCGCTCTCGCAGATGCCGGGCACCGGCAAGCCGCTTGGCGTCGCGCTCAATTCGCACATGCCATTGATGATGCGCGGTCCGGCGGCGATGACTTCCTGGGCGCCATCGCTCATGGCGCAGCCCGACGGCGACACGATACAGCGGCTCGCCGCGCTGTACGGCGAGACCGATCCGCTGCTCGCGAAGAACTTCGCAAATGCGCGGAGCGCAAATGGCGTGGCGATGGGGGAAGGCGCTGGCGGCGGCTATCAGGCCTTCGTTGGCCTGATGACGGCCGCGGCGAAATTTCTGAGCGCGTCGGACGGCGAGCGTATCGCGATGGTCGAGATCGGCGGCTGGGACAGCCATGTGAACCAGGACGGCGCGTTCAGCCCGCTCTCCACCAACCTGCTCACGCTCGATCGCGGCTTGGCCGCGCTGAAGACCGGGCTCGGTCCGGCATGGAAGCAAACCGCCGTCGTCATTGTGAGCGAGTTCGGGCGCACGGTCGCGATGAACGGCACACAGGGCACCGACCACGGCACGGCCGGCGCCGTGTTCGTGGCGGGCGGCGCAGTCAAGGGCGGGCGCGTTCTTGCCGACTGGCCAGGCCTGAAGGCGGGCGCGCTCTATCAGGACCGCGACTTGAAGCCGACCACCGATTTCCGCGGCATCGCGACGGGGGTGCTGCGCGATCACATGGGGCTGTCAGGGGCGCAACTCGCGGCGGTGTTTCCGTCCGCGATGCCGATCAAGCCGCAGGACGGGCTTATTCGCGCCTGA
- a CDS encoding DUF1800 domain-containing protein, protein MSNQGVIAANRFGLGARPGEVAAVSADPKGWLLAQLTPERDLPRPLMSLPSTVDDMSAFFKWIRQIAAEAKEHGMDPYHLRPQGAPGAAMAGGGMTGNGGDNGFSIEREYVKAFLPRYAVAVKARYDVAVATDRPFFERLVHFWTNHFVVSGAKPGAITMPPSFERDAIRPHVTGRFADMLMASSKHPAMLFYLDNYHSIGPHSKVGKDPFLRAPKEPQAFSIPQTAGLNENLAREIMELQTLGVRSGYTQADVTSFARVITGWTIAGPPRVPVYQLVLQRRLDAKGLFEFDDEEHEPGPQTIMGKVYAQAGVDQGEAVLNDLARHPATAHFIASKLARHFISDDPPRAVVDRLTTIYLDSDGDLGAVCTALVNSPEAFDPVPHKFKPPEDYVISAARALPALQSDAGSLLRAYGSMGQTPYNPPGPNGWPDVEAEWLGADSIWKRFEWANQAAQSVATTSMNPSDLARDVLGSMLTQSTAQAIARAQSPAQGLTLLLASAEFQRR, encoded by the coding sequence ATGTCCAACCAGGGTGTCATTGCCGCCAACCGCTTCGGCCTCGGCGCCCGGCCCGGCGAGGTCGCGGCCGTGTCCGCCGACCCCAAGGGCTGGCTGCTGGCGCAACTGACGCCGGAACGGGACCTCCCCCGGCCGCTCATGTCGCTGCCCTCGACGGTCGACGACATGAGCGCCTTCTTCAAATGGATCCGCCAGATCGCCGCCGAGGCCAAGGAACACGGCATGGATCCCTACCACCTGAGGCCGCAGGGCGCGCCGGGGGCCGCGATGGCCGGCGGGGGCATGACGGGCAACGGCGGCGATAACGGCTTCAGCATCGAGCGCGAATATGTGAAGGCCTTCCTGCCGCGCTATGCCGTCGCCGTGAAGGCGCGCTACGACGTCGCGGTTGCGACCGATCGGCCGTTTTTCGAACGGCTGGTCCATTTCTGGACCAACCATTTCGTCGTCTCCGGCGCCAAGCCCGGTGCGATCACCATGCCGCCGTCTTTCGAGCGCGACGCAATCAGGCCGCATGTCACCGGCCGCTTTGCCGACATGCTGATGGCTTCGTCCAAGCATCCGGCGATGCTGTTCTATCTCGACAACTACCATTCTATCGGCCCGCACTCGAAGGTCGGCAAGGATCCATTCCTGCGTGCGCCGAAGGAGCCGCAGGCCTTCTCCATCCCGCAGACGGCAGGGCTGAACGAGAACCTCGCTCGCGAGATCATGGAATTGCAGACGCTTGGCGTCCGCAGCGGCTACACCCAGGCCGACGTGACCAGCTTCGCGCGCGTCATCACCGGATGGACCATCGCCGGTCCGCCCCGTGTGCCGGTGTATCAGCTTGTGCTGCAACGCCGGCTCGATGCGAAAGGCCTGTTCGAGTTCGACGACGAGGAGCATGAGCCCGGTCCGCAGACGATCATGGGTAAGGTCTATGCCCAGGCCGGCGTCGACCAGGGCGAAGCGGTGCTGAACGATCTGGCGCGTCATCCCGCCACGGCCCACTTTATTGCGAGCAAGCTCGCGCGCCATTTCATCTCCGACGATCCGCCGCGCGCCGTGGTCGATCGCCTGACGACGATCTATCTCGATAGCGACGGCGACCTCGGGGCCGTCTGCACCGCGCTGGTGAACAGTCCCGAGGCGTTCGATCCCGTGCCGCACAAATTCAAGCCGCCGGAGGACTACGTCATCTCGGCCGCCCGGGCGCTGCCAGCGCTGCAATCCGATGCCGGCTCGCTGCTGCGCGCCTATGGCAGCATGGGCCAGACGCCGTACAATCCGCCGGGGCCGAACGGCTGGCCCGATGTCGAGGCCGAATGGCTGGGCGCGGATTCGATCTGGAAGCGCTTCGAATGGGCGAACCAGGCGGCCCAGAGCGTTGCGACCACGTCCATGAATCCATCCGATCTCGCCAGGGACGTGCTGGGATCGATGCTCACGCAATCGACCGCCCAGGCCATTGCGCGTGCGCAAAGCCCGGCACAGGGCCTGACGCTGCTGCTCGCGTCGGCCGAATTCCAGAGGAGATGA
- a CDS encoding exopolysaccharide biosynthesis polyprenyl glycosylphosphotransferase, producing MPQTWRADVPADQAASPLALASDAVVIVGLSIVTGVFFHLVTRDILGDIPAFTATGIIVAVLFCGMARLQATRDKRASTTRLGRARMAALAWCSTFLFLLTLAFSMKISSEFSRGAIFFFFLAGFAGSIASRVLTPRLLARWMTTNAYRGLEVLIIAPHRSGSTAALFAELAQRGCMNIRAIEFDDACTGAPWAGERRRLLQKVFEVARSAAPGEIYVVAGRLPFDAAASLMSGLRLLPRAVYFVPDEQISALLQNSVNGLGGIVTLEMQKSPLTKTERGIKRAMDVTIAAIALLFTAPLLAAAAVAIKSDSVGPMIFRQTRLGYRGQPFQILKFRTMTVQEDGAVVTQASRNDQRVTRIGKWLRKSSIDELPQLWNVLKGEMSIIGPRPHASAHDAYFAKLIENYEVRQHVKPGLTGWAQVNGLRGETPNLDLMYRRIEADLWYASNCSLGLDFQILIKTFATVVGQENAF from the coding sequence ATGCCCCAGACTTGGCGGGCCGACGTTCCAGCCGATCAGGCTGCATCGCCGCTCGCGCTGGCGAGCGACGCCGTGGTCATCGTCGGTCTTAGCATCGTTACCGGGGTTTTCTTTCACCTCGTGACGCGAGATATCCTTGGAGACATACCGGCGTTTACGGCAACCGGCATCATCGTAGCCGTTCTGTTCTGCGGCATGGCGCGGCTGCAGGCCACCCGCGACAAGCGCGCCAGTACGACACGCTTGGGACGCGCGCGCATGGCGGCGCTCGCATGGTGCAGTACATTTCTCTTCCTCCTGACTCTGGCCTTCTCGATGAAGATCAGTTCAGAATTCTCGCGGGGGGCAATTTTCTTTTTCTTTCTGGCCGGTTTCGCCGGCAGCATCGCCTCGCGCGTGCTTACGCCACGCCTGCTGGCACGCTGGATGACGACCAACGCTTATCGCGGCCTGGAAGTACTCATCATCGCGCCGCACCGGTCGGGGAGCACAGCGGCTCTATTCGCCGAACTTGCGCAACGCGGCTGCATGAATATCCGCGCCATTGAATTCGACGACGCCTGCACAGGTGCACCCTGGGCTGGCGAGCGCCGGCGCCTATTGCAGAAGGTATTCGAGGTCGCCCGTTCGGCCGCACCGGGGGAGATCTATGTGGTTGCTGGCCGTCTGCCTTTCGATGCCGCGGCGAGCTTGATGTCGGGACTTCGTCTTTTACCGCGCGCAGTGTATTTCGTGCCGGACGAACAAATCTCGGCCCTCCTGCAGAATTCGGTAAATGGCCTCGGTGGCATCGTTACGCTGGAGATGCAAAAGTCGCCGCTGACAAAGACGGAACGCGGCATCAAGCGCGCCATGGACGTGACGATTGCAGCGATAGCGTTGCTGTTCACAGCCCCACTTCTTGCGGCCGCTGCGGTCGCGATCAAGTCAGACTCAGTTGGCCCTATGATCTTTCGCCAAACGCGCCTTGGCTATCGCGGGCAGCCATTTCAGATCCTCAAATTCCGCACGATGACGGTGCAAGAAGACGGTGCCGTCGTCACGCAGGCGTCACGTAACGATCAACGGGTCACCCGCATCGGAAAATGGCTGCGCAAATCCAGCATCGACGAGTTGCCACAGCTATGGAATGTGCTGAAAGGCGAGATGTCCATCATCGGGCCACGGCCGCATGCATCGGCGCACGACGCCTATTTCGCGAAGCTCATCGAGAACTACGAGGTACGCCAGCACGTGAAGCCCGGTCTCACCGGCTGGGCCCAAGTTAACGGCTTGCGCGGCGAAACGCCGAACTTGGATCTCATGTATCGTCGGATCGAAGCAGATCTGTGGTACGCGAGCAACTGTAGCCTGGGTCTTGACTTCCAAATTCTGATCAAAACTTTTGCCACTGTGGTTGGACAAGAGAACGCGTTTTGA
- a CDS encoding IS630 family transposase (programmed frameshift) yields the protein MAIKILRSEHSASDLRREAAKTRHADQARRLLALALVLEGTSRTDAATACGMDRQTLRDWVHRYNASGIDGLVDRKAPGPTPRLTEQQEAELVQIVEQGPDLANDGMVRWRRVDLRDVIAARFGVALHERTVGKVLDRLNFSHMSVRPRHPKADADAQEAFQKNFAQLVDRALPDAAKTKPVEIWFQDEARIGQKGSLTRMWARRGTRPTAPRDQRYKWAYLFGAVCPERACAAGLVLPCANTRAMTAHLKEISRAVRPGAHAVLVMDGAGYHEKAITHLPSNISLLTLPAYAPELNPVENVWQFLRQNHLANRVFKDYDAILDACCDAWRSFLRNPDNIASITQRSWAKCVNH from the exons ATGGCGATCAAGATTTTGCGTTCGGAACACAGTGCTTCGGATTTGCGGCGGGAGGCGGCCAAGACGCGGCACGCCGATCAGGCTCGCCGGTTGCTGGCGCTGGCACTGGTGCTGGAAGGCACGTCTCGCACGGACGCGGCAACGGCGTGCGGCATGGATCGCCAGACGCTGCGCGACTGGGTGCATCGCTATAATGCGTCAGGCATCGATGGTCTTGTCGACCGCAAGGCTCCAGGCCCAACGCCCCGGCTGACGGAGCAGCAGGAGGCTGAACTTGTCCAGATTGTGGAGCAAGGTCCCGATCTTGCGAACGACGGTATGGTGCGCTGGCGCCGCGTCGATCTTCGCGACGTGATCGCCGCGCGCTTTGGCGTTGCGCTTCACGAGCGCACCGTGGGCAAGGTGCTGGATCGTCTCAACTTCAGCCATATGTCGGTTCGCCCGCGCCATCCCAAAGCAGACGCCGATGCCCAAGAGGCGT TTCAAAAAAACTTCGCGCAGCTTGTCGATCGCGCCTTGCCGGATGCCGCCAAAACCAAGCCGGTCGAGATCTGGTTCCAGGATGAAGCCCGGATCGGCCAGAAGGGAAGCTTGACCAGAATGTGGGCGCGGCGCGGGACACGCCCCACCGCGCCGCGCGATCAGCGCTACAAGTGGGCCTACCTCTTCGGCGCGGTCTGTCCCGAGCGCGCCTGTGCCGCCGGTCTGGTTCTTCCTTGCGCCAATACCAGGGCGATGACGGCGCACCTCAAGGAGATCAGCCGGGCCGTCAGGCCAGGCGCCCATGCTGTCCTGGTCATGGACGGCGCTGGCTATCACGAGAAAGCCATCACCCACCTGCCGTCCAACATCTCGCTGCTGACGTTGCCGGCATACGCCCCCGAACTCAACCCGGTCGAGAATGTCTGGCAGTTCCTGCGCCAGAACCATCTCGCAAACCGCGTCTTCAAAGACTACGACGCCATCCTCGATGCTTGTTGCGACGCTTGGCGAAGCTTCCTCAGAAACCCAGACAATATCGCCTCGATAACCCAAAGATCATGGGCCAAATGTGTCAACCACTGA
- a CDS encoding terminase small subunit gives MNDPTKLTPKQQCFVDEYLVSFNGTQAAIKAGYSVKTARAIASENSRKPAIAAAIARRSQALSNRAARYREQFVAEAARIAFADPSGIRGPDGEIRNPDDWPAETWDAIQSVRYSEKLSSGCKPKRVSYRADIRMKDKLKALDILARYLGMYETKGR, from the coding sequence ATGAACGATCCTACCAAGCTGACACCGAAACAACAATGCTTCGTCGACGAATACCTTGTCAGTTTCAATGGCACCCAGGCAGCGATCAAAGCCGGCTACAGCGTGAAGACCGCGCGCGCCATCGCGAGCGAAAATTCGCGAAAGCCGGCCATTGCAGCCGCCATCGCCCGGCGCTCGCAAGCGCTGAGCAACCGCGCCGCAAGATACCGAGAACAATTCGTGGCAGAGGCAGCTCGTATCGCCTTCGCAGACCCCAGCGGGATCCGAGGCCCAGACGGGGAGATTCGAAATCCTGACGACTGGCCGGCAGAGACTTGGGACGCAATTCAGTCCGTCCGCTACAGCGAAAAACTGTCTTCGGGATGCAAGCCTAAAAGAGTCAGCTACCGCGCCGATATCCGGATGAAGGACAAGCTCAAAGCCTTAGACATCCTGGCGCGCTATTTGGGGATGTATGAAACGAAAGGCAGATAG
- a CDS encoding site-specific integrase: MPTIGKLPDCDWSDALVRMDGAYSANTIRSYRADFSIFEAWCRQEYRCALPAAPATVADFVIAQSKSAAPATVSRRRASIAKIHKLLKLESPVGSEEVNLATRTVFRQKGRRQDQALGLSAPLKHKLIAACPNDLRGLRDRALIATGYDTLCRRAELVQLQTDDLSIRPDNSGTILIRKSKTDQRGDGRLAYLSAEAIQHLRRWLDATSLTSGPIFRNVRNAHAAQAALHPYAVVRILKTRAQDANLDKTTVAKLSGHSMRVGAAQDMAAAGIDLGAIMHAGGWKSADMVMRYIEHMDVQKSGMARLYSRY, encoded by the coding sequence TTGCCGACCATCGGCAAGTTGCCTGACTGCGACTGGTCAGACGCGCTGGTGCGTATGGACGGCGCCTATTCAGCGAATACAATCCGCTCCTATCGTGCCGATTTCTCCATCTTCGAAGCTTGGTGCCGGCAAGAATACCGGTGCGCCCTCCCCGCTGCGCCGGCGACGGTAGCGGACTTCGTGATTGCCCAAAGCAAAAGCGCGGCGCCAGCCACTGTGAGCCGACGCCGCGCTTCCATCGCCAAAATTCACAAGCTGCTGAAACTCGAAAGCCCTGTCGGCAGCGAAGAAGTAAATCTCGCCACCCGCACGGTCTTCCGTCAGAAAGGCCGCCGGCAGGACCAGGCGCTCGGCCTCTCCGCTCCACTCAAGCACAAGCTCATCGCCGCATGCCCGAACGACCTGAGAGGCCTCCGCGACCGCGCCCTCATCGCCACCGGCTACGACACCCTCTGCCGCCGCGCCGAGCTCGTACAGCTGCAGACCGACGACCTGTCCATCCGGCCCGACAATTCCGGCACCATCCTGATCCGCAAATCCAAGACCGACCAACGCGGCGACGGCCGCCTGGCCTACCTATCGGCAGAAGCCATCCAGCATCTTCGGCGCTGGCTCGACGCGACCAGCCTGACATCCGGTCCGATCTTCCGAAACGTCCGCAATGCACACGCCGCCCAAGCCGCACTTCATCCCTACGCCGTCGTCCGCATCCTGAAAACCCGCGCCCAAGATGCGAACCTCGACAAGACTACCGTCGCCAAACTTTCCGGCCACTCGATGCGCGTCGGAGCCGCCCAAGACATGGCCGCCGCCGGCATCGACCTCGGCGCCATCATGCACGCGGGAGGATGGAAATCGGCGGATATGGTGATGCGGTATATTGAGCATATGGATGTGCAGAAGTCGGGAATGGCGAGGCTGTATTCCAGATACTGA
- a CDS encoding methyltransferase domain-containing protein: protein MTDGIGASMDMRVTSLLCCPMCRGPLQLCSDGRYYLKCENCCASYPALNETPVLFRSDNSAFQADAYLQAGPALGQRKRSLGWLVPKRSTNMCRERILSAMRARLDEMGSAKILVVGSGGQRTDLSRVLLTGKKHLLIFCDVDVSADVDIFCDAHDLPFADNSFDAVITTAVLEHVITPMRVAEEIYRVVKIDGLLYSELPFMQQVHEGAYDFTRYTLSGHRGLFRQFEAIDSGLVSGPATALAWSLEAFATSFFGRNAFRKAATFAVRVCFFWLKYLDYVVRRNPAAMDGASCTFIFGRKIASPLSDAEIVASYVGAIKLAHV from the coding sequence GTGACAGATGGAATTGGTGCATCAATGGATATGCGCGTTACAAGCTTGCTCTGTTGTCCCATGTGCAGAGGTCCGCTGCAACTCTGCAGCGATGGACGGTATTACCTTAAGTGCGAGAACTGTTGCGCGAGCTATCCCGCTTTGAATGAAACGCCAGTTTTATTTCGCAGCGACAATTCTGCATTTCAAGCCGATGCTTACTTGCAAGCCGGCCCTGCGCTCGGCCAGCGCAAGAGATCGTTGGGATGGCTCGTACCTAAGCGAAGTACCAACATGTGCCGAGAACGCATTTTGTCGGCCATGCGGGCGAGGTTGGACGAGATGGGGAGCGCCAAGATCTTGGTGGTCGGCAGTGGAGGGCAACGTACCGATCTTTCCCGCGTTTTGCTGACGGGAAAAAAGCATCTACTTATTTTTTGCGATGTAGACGTGAGTGCCGACGTGGATATCTTTTGTGACGCACATGACCTACCGTTTGCCGACAATTCTTTCGACGCGGTTATCACCACAGCGGTGCTAGAACACGTCATAACTCCAATGCGGGTCGCGGAGGAAATTTATCGGGTCGTCAAGATTGATGGGCTGCTTTATTCTGAGCTGCCGTTTATGCAGCAAGTCCACGAAGGAGCATATGACTTCACACGCTATACGCTTTCTGGGCATCGTGGGTTATTCCGGCAATTTGAAGCCATTGACTCCGGATTGGTGTCTGGCCCGGCAACTGCCTTGGCTTGGTCTCTTGAGGCATTCGCAACTTCTTTCTTCGGAAGAAATGCATTTCGCAAAGCAGCAACGTTCGCAGTGAGAGTTTGTTTTTTTTGGCTTAAATATCTGGATTACGTGGTTCGGAGAAATCCTGCGGCAATGGACGGCGCGTCCTGTACCTTCATATTCGGACGCAAAATTGCTTCGCCCCTATCCGACGCTGAAATCGTCGCCTCATATGTCGGCGCAATAAAGCTGGCCCACGTTTGA
- a CDS encoding glycosyltransferase family 4 protein, with amino-acid sequence MKIMHITETVTGGIASYLDEIVERQVQEFGISNIRFVVPEGSAGELKRVPHCTIMPFTRRRRGIFSFIHYAYQVFNIVKAENPDIIHAHSTFAGLASRLLFGGKRHVRLVYCAHGWAFLQNTASWKKTLYANIESILGHYTDVFINPSKNELRKSAAAGISQEKSLLIYHGIGERRGELKKLGFPTDRLNLLFVGRFDTQKGFDILFEAMKKLTALPCHLYVIGASVLEKVEYESNSNVTFLGWLPRDELDSYYNAVDAIVMPSRWEAFGLTALEAMRNSVAVIASTAGALPEVVSTNETGLVYPYNNAECLAETLAALDRETLAIWGANGFKRYRDLFTAERMNNELIALYRCLVERADVRTLRTSEVCQPGVAK; translated from the coding sequence ATGAAAATAATGCACATAACCGAAACTGTAACTGGCGGAATCGCTAGCTATCTTGATGAAATAGTCGAACGCCAAGTGCAAGAGTTTGGTATCTCAAATATAAGATTTGTCGTTCCTGAAGGAAGCGCAGGGGAGCTAAAAAGAGTTCCTCACTGCACGATAATGCCATTTACCCGCCGCCGCCGCGGAATATTCAGCTTCATCCACTACGCATACCAAGTCTTCAATATAGTCAAGGCAGAAAATCCAGATATTATTCATGCGCACAGCACATTTGCGGGACTTGCTAGCCGCCTCCTGTTTGGCGGAAAAAGACATGTCCGGTTAGTATATTGTGCTCACGGATGGGCGTTTTTGCAAAACACCGCTTCTTGGAAAAAGACGCTATATGCGAACATTGAAAGCATTCTAGGCCATTACACGGACGTCTTTATCAATCCATCAAAAAATGAATTGCGAAAATCGGCAGCCGCAGGAATCTCGCAGGAAAAATCTCTACTGATTTATCACGGAATTGGCGAGCGGCGTGGTGAACTCAAGAAATTGGGTTTTCCAACGGACCGTTTGAATCTCTTATTCGTCGGCCGGTTTGATACGCAAAAGGGATTCGACATTTTGTTTGAAGCGATGAAGAAGCTGACTGCGCTACCTTGTCATCTCTATGTCATCGGCGCGTCGGTACTCGAGAAGGTCGAATATGAATCAAATTCCAACGTAACGTTTTTGGGCTGGCTTCCCCGCGACGAATTGGACAGCTATTATAACGCGGTTGACGCAATCGTGATGCCGTCAAGGTGGGAGGCGTTTGGTCTGACAGCGCTGGAAGCGATGCGTAACAGCGTAGCTGTCATTGCCAGCACGGCGGGCGCGCTGCCCGAAGTGGTTTCCACGAATGAAACAGGCTTGGTTTACCCATACAACAATGCGGAGTGCCTCGCGGAAACGTTGGCGGCTCTGGATCGGGAAACCCTTGCGATATGGGGCGCTAATGGCTTCAAAAGATACAGGGATTTATTTACTGCTGAGCGAATGAACAATGAATTGATTGCGCTTTATCGATGTCTGGTGGAGCGGGCCGATGTGAGGACGTTGCGAACTTCAGAGGTCTGCCAGCCTGGTGTCGCTAAGTGA